One window from the genome of Pseudoliparis swirei isolate HS2019 ecotype Mariana Trench chromosome 24, NWPU_hadal_v1, whole genome shotgun sequence encodes:
- the dnm2b gene encoding dynamin-2 isoform X7 produces the protein MGNRGMEDLIPLINKLQDAFSSIGQSCNLDLPQIAVVGGQSAGKSSVLENFVGRDFLPRGSGIVTRRPLILQLVNSKVEYAEFLHCKGRKFVDFDEVRLEIEAETDRITGSNKGISSMPINLRVYSPNVLNLTLIDLPGMTKVAVGDQPLDIEHQIREMLMQFITKDTCLILAVTPANMDLANSDALKISKEVDPQGLRTIGVITKLDLMDEGTDARDILENKLLPLRRGYIGVVNRSQKDIDGKKDIGAALAAERKFFLSHPAYRHIAERMGTPHLQKTLNQQLTNHIRDTLPGLRSKLQSQLLSLEKEVEEFKNFRPDDPTRKTKALLQSVHTRTDTHSHANTLEQEVMTLFSVYFLPAMCRMVQQFGVDFEKCIEGSGDQVDTSNLSGGAKINRIFHERFPFELVKMEFDEKELRREISYAIKNIHGVRTGLFTPDLAFEAIVKKQIIKLKEPCLKCIDLVIQELINTFRQCTNKLGSYPRLREETERIVTTYVRERDGKTKDQVLLLIDIELSYINTNHEDFIGFANAQQRTTANATKKRVMPNQSDIPWDAEKVIRRGWLTINISIMKGGSKDYWFVLTAESLSWYKDEEEKEKKYMLPLDNLKLRDVEKGFMSSKQVFAIFNTEQRNVYKDLRQIELACDTQEDVDSWKASFLRAGVYPEKDQPESEDALNPSDTVSMDPQLERQVETIRNLVDSYIGIVNKSIRDLMPKTIMHLMINSAKDFIHSELLAYLYSAVDQGSLMEESPEQAQRRDEMLRMYHALKEALVLIGDITTTTISTPVPPPVEDKMPKDPRPARVPPALPPGIPRRPPHVPSRPNHW, from the exons ATGGGAAACCGGGGGATGGAAGACTTAATTCCCCTCATCAACAAACTCCAGGACGCCTTCAGCTCCATCGGCCAGAGCTGCAACTTGGACCTGCCGCAGATAGCGGTCGTCGGCGGCCAGAGCGCAGGGAAGAGCTCCGTGTTGGAGAATTTCGTCGGGAG GGACTTCCTGCCCAGAGGATCTGGCATCGTAACCCgtcgtcctctcatcctccagcTGGTTAACAGTAAAGTAG AGTATGCCGAGTTCCTGCACTGTAAGGGACGGAAATTTGTGGACTTTGACGAGGTCCGTCTGGAGATCGAAGCAGAGACTGACCGGATCACCGGATCCAACAAGGGCATCTCCTCCATGCCCATCAACCTCCGTGTCTACTCTCCTAAtg TGCTGAATCTGACCCTGATCGACCTGCCCGGGATGACCAAAGTGGCCGTGGGGGACCAGCCTTTGGACATCGAGCACCAGATCAGGGAGATGCTGATGCAGTTCATCACCAAGGATACCTGTCTGATTCTGGCCGTCACCCCGGCCAACATGGACCTGGCCAACTCCGACGCCCTCAAGATCTCCAAGGAGGTGGACCCTCAAG GTCTCCGGACCATCGGTGTGATCACCAAGCTGGACCTGATGGACGAGGGGACGGACGCACGGGACATCCTGGAAAACAAACTGCTGCCGCTCCGCAGAG GTTACATCGGCGTGGTGAACCGCAGTCAGAAGGACATCGATGGAAAGAAAGACATTGGCGCTGCTTTGGCTGCTGAGAGGAAGTTCTTCCTGTCCCACCCTGCGTACCGACACATTGCCGAACGCATGGGCACGCCACACCTGCAGAAGACCCTCAATCAG CAACTTACCAACCACATTCGTGACACGTTGCCAGGGTTACGCAGTAAGCTGCAAAGCCAGCTGTTATCgctggagaaggaggtggaggagttcaAGAACTTCCGACCCGATGACCCCACGCGCAAGACCAAGGCCTTGCTCCAgtcagtacacacacgcaccgacacacacagtcacgcaAACACGTTAGAACAAGAAGTTATGACATTATTTTCTGTTTACTTCCTTCCTGCAATGTGTAGGATGGTGCAGCAGTTTGGAGTGGACTTTGAGAAGTGCATCGAGGGATCTGGGGATCAGGTGGACACCTCCAACTTGTCAGGTGGAGCAAAGATCAACCGCATCTTCCATGAGCGCTTTCCCTTCGAGCTTGTGAAG ATGGAGTTTGATGAGAaggagctgaggagagagaTCAGTTACGCCATCAAGAACATTCACGGAGTCAG GACAGGCCTGTTCACCCCAGACTTGGCATTTGAGGCCATAGTGAAAAAGCAGATCATTAAGCTGAAAGAGCCCTGTCTGAAATGCATCGACCTGGTCATCCAGGAGCTCATCAACACATTCAGACAGTGCACTAATAAG CTGGGATCCTACCCTCGACTGAgagaagagacggagaggatCGTCACCACctatgtcagagagagagacggcaaGACCAaagaccag gtgctgCTGTTGATTGACATTGAGCTTTCCTACATCAACACTAATCACGAGGACTTCATTGGATTTGCCAA TGCTCAGCAAAGGACGACCGCTAACGCCACCAAGAAGAGAGTGATGCCCAATCAG TCTGACATACCGTGGGATGCGGAGAAG GTGATCCGCAGAGGCTGGCTCACGATCAACATCAGTATCATGAAGGGGGGGTCCAAGGACTACTGGTTCGTCCTGACCGCCGAGTCTTTATCCTGGTACaaagacgaggag gagaaagagaagaagtacATGCTGCCTCTCGACAACCTGAAGCTGAGAGACGTGGAGAAGGGCTTCATGTCCAGCAAACAAGTCTTTGCCATCTTCAATACCGAACAGCG AAATGTGTATAAAGACCTGCGTCAGATTGAGCTGGCATGTGACACCCAGGAGGATGTTGACAGCTGGAAGGCGTCGTTCCTCAGAGCCGGTGTTTACCCAGAGAAAGACCAG CCTGAGAGCGAGGACGCGTTGAACCCCAGCGACACCGTGTCCATGGACCCGCAGCTGGAGCGGCAGGTGGAGACCATCCGCAACCTGGTGGACTCGTACATCGGCATCGTCAACAAGTCCATCCGAGACCTCATGCCCAAGACCATCATGCACCTCATGATCAACAGT GCGAAGGACTTCATCCACTCTGAGCTGCTGGCCTACCTGTACTCGGCCGTGGACCAGGGCAGTCTGATGGAGGAGTCGCCAGAGCAGGCTCAGAGGAGGGATGAGATGCTGAGGATGTATCACGCTTTGAAAGAGGCGCTGGTCCTCATCGGagacatcaccaccaccactattTCTACCCCAGTGCCTCCACCAGTCGAGGACAAGATGCCCAAGGACCCAAG GCCGGCCCGCGTGCCTCCTGCACTGCCGCCCGGGATCCCCAG GCGACCTCCACACGTCCCGTCTCGTCCCAACCACTGGTGA
- the dnm2b gene encoding dynamin-2 isoform X4: MGNRGMEDLIPLINKLQDAFSSIGQSCNLDLPQIAVVGGQSAGKSSVLENFVGRDFLPRGSGIVTRRPLILQLVNSKVEYAEFLHCKGRKFVDFDEVRLEIEAETDRITGSNKGISSMPINLRVYSPNVLNLTLIDLPGMTKVAVGDQPLDIEHQIREMLMQFITKDTCLILAVTPANMDLANSDALKISKEVDPQGLRTIGVITKLDLMDEGTDARDILENKLLPLRRGYIGVVNRSQKDIDGKKDIGAALAAERKFFLSHPAYRHIAERMGTPHLQKTLNQQLTNHIRDTLPGLRSKLQSQLLSLEKEVEEFKNFRPDDPTRKTKALLQMVQQFGVDFEKCIEGSGDQVDTSNLSGGAKINRIFHERFPFELVKMEFDEKELRREISYAIKNIHGVRTGLFTPDLAFEAIVKKQIIKLKEPCLKCIDLVIQELINTFRQCTNKLGSYPRLREETERIVTTYVRERDGKTKDQVLLLIDIELSYINTNHEDFIGFANAQQRTTANATKKRVMPNQSDIPWDAEKVIRRGWLTINISIMKGGSKDYWFVLTAESLSWYKDEEEKEKKYMLPLDNLKLRDVEKGFMSSKQVFAIFNTEQRNVYKDLRQIELACDTQEDVDSWKASFLRAGVYPEKDQPESEDALNPSDTVSMDPQLERQVETIRNLVDSYIGIVNKSIRDLMPKTIMHLMINSAKDFIHSELLAYLYSAVDQGSLMEESPEQAQRRDEMLRMYHALKEALVLIGDITTTTISTPVPPPVEDKMPKDPSPPPASRPAAATAAPPSRPPGVRGPTPGPPPPLNPSPAFGAPPVPSRPPGQAAYAGDPNSSIMPLVPSRPARVPPALPPGIPRRPPAAPHRPTVIRPSEPSLLD, translated from the exons ATGGGAAACCGGGGGATGGAAGACTTAATTCCCCTCATCAACAAACTCCAGGACGCCTTCAGCTCCATCGGCCAGAGCTGCAACTTGGACCTGCCGCAGATAGCGGTCGTCGGCGGCCAGAGCGCAGGGAAGAGCTCCGTGTTGGAGAATTTCGTCGGGAG GGACTTCCTGCCCAGAGGATCTGGCATCGTAACCCgtcgtcctctcatcctccagcTGGTTAACAGTAAAGTAG AGTATGCCGAGTTCCTGCACTGTAAGGGACGGAAATTTGTGGACTTTGACGAGGTCCGTCTGGAGATCGAAGCAGAGACTGACCGGATCACCGGATCCAACAAGGGCATCTCCTCCATGCCCATCAACCTCCGTGTCTACTCTCCTAAtg TGCTGAATCTGACCCTGATCGACCTGCCCGGGATGACCAAAGTGGCCGTGGGGGACCAGCCTTTGGACATCGAGCACCAGATCAGGGAGATGCTGATGCAGTTCATCACCAAGGATACCTGTCTGATTCTGGCCGTCACCCCGGCCAACATGGACCTGGCCAACTCCGACGCCCTCAAGATCTCCAAGGAGGTGGACCCTCAAG GTCTCCGGACCATCGGTGTGATCACCAAGCTGGACCTGATGGACGAGGGGACGGACGCACGGGACATCCTGGAAAACAAACTGCTGCCGCTCCGCAGAG GTTACATCGGCGTGGTGAACCGCAGTCAGAAGGACATCGATGGAAAGAAAGACATTGGCGCTGCTTTGGCTGCTGAGAGGAAGTTCTTCCTGTCCCACCCTGCGTACCGACACATTGCCGAACGCATGGGCACGCCACACCTGCAGAAGACCCTCAATCAG CAACTTACCAACCACATTCGTGACACGTTGCCAGGGTTACGCAGTAAGCTGCAAAGCCAGCTGTTATCgctggagaaggaggtggaggagttcaAGAACTTCCGACCCGATGACCCCACGCGCAAGACCAAGGCCTTGCTCCA GATGGTGCAGCAGTTTGGAGTGGACTTTGAGAAGTGCATCGAGGGATCTGGGGATCAGGTGGACACCTCCAACTTGTCAGGTGGAGCAAAGATCAACCGCATCTTCCATGAGCGCTTTCCCTTCGAGCTTGTGAAG ATGGAGTTTGATGAGAaggagctgaggagagagaTCAGTTACGCCATCAAGAACATTCACGGAGTCAG GACAGGCCTGTTCACCCCAGACTTGGCATTTGAGGCCATAGTGAAAAAGCAGATCATTAAGCTGAAAGAGCCCTGTCTGAAATGCATCGACCTGGTCATCCAGGAGCTCATCAACACATTCAGACAGTGCACTAATAAG CTGGGATCCTACCCTCGACTGAgagaagagacggagaggatCGTCACCACctatgtcagagagagagacggcaaGACCAaagaccag gtgctgCTGTTGATTGACATTGAGCTTTCCTACATCAACACTAATCACGAGGACTTCATTGGATTTGCCAA TGCTCAGCAAAGGACGACCGCTAACGCCACCAAGAAGAGAGTGATGCCCAATCAG TCTGACATACCGTGGGATGCGGAGAAG GTGATCCGCAGAGGCTGGCTCACGATCAACATCAGTATCATGAAGGGGGGGTCCAAGGACTACTGGTTCGTCCTGACCGCCGAGTCTTTATCCTGGTACaaagacgaggag gagaaagagaagaagtacATGCTGCCTCTCGACAACCTGAAGCTGAGAGACGTGGAGAAGGGCTTCATGTCCAGCAAACAAGTCTTTGCCATCTTCAATACCGAACAGCG AAATGTGTATAAAGACCTGCGTCAGATTGAGCTGGCATGTGACACCCAGGAGGATGTTGACAGCTGGAAGGCGTCGTTCCTCAGAGCCGGTGTTTACCCAGAGAAAGACCAG CCTGAGAGCGAGGACGCGTTGAACCCCAGCGACACCGTGTCCATGGACCCGCAGCTGGAGCGGCAGGTGGAGACCATCCGCAACCTGGTGGACTCGTACATCGGCATCGTCAACAAGTCCATCCGAGACCTCATGCCCAAGACCATCATGCACCTCATGATCAACAGT GCGAAGGACTTCATCCACTCTGAGCTGCTGGCCTACCTGTACTCGGCCGTGGACCAGGGCAGTCTGATGGAGGAGTCGCCAGAGCAGGCTCAGAGGAGGGATGAGATGCTGAGGATGTATCACGCTTTGAAAGAGGCGCTGGTCCTCATCGGagacatcaccaccaccactattTCTACCCCAGTGCCTCCACCAGTCGAGGACAAGATGCCCAAGGACCCAAG TCCCCCGCCGGCGTCCCGCCCCGCCGCAGCGACAGCGGCCCCTCCCAGCCGGCCCCCGGGGGTGAGGGGCCCCACCCCGGgccctccgccccctctcaaCCCCTCGCCGGCATTCGGAGCGCCGCCCGTGCCTTCGCGACCGCCGGGCCAAGCGGCCTACGCAGGCGATCCTAACTCTAGTATTATGCCTCTTGTCCCTTCCAGGCCGGCCCGCGTGCCTCCTGCACTGCCGCCCGGGATCCCCAG AAGACCTCCGGCTGCTCCCCACCGACCCACTGTCATACGTCCGTCAGAGCCCTCCCTGCTTGACTAG
- the dnm2b gene encoding dynamin-2 isoform X5: protein MGNRGMEDLIPLINKLQDAFSSIGQSCNLDLPQIAVVGGQSAGKSSVLENFVGRDFLPRGSGIVTRRPLILQLVNSKVEYAEFLHCKGRKFVDFDEVRLEIEAETDRITGSNKGISSMPINLRVYSPNVLNLTLIDLPGMTKVAVGDQPLDIEHQIREMLMQFITKDTCLILAVTPANMDLANSDALKISKEVDPQGLRTIGVITKLDLMDEGTDARDILENKLLPLRRGYIGVVNRSQKDIDGKKDIGAALAAERKFFLSHPAYRHIAERMGTPHLQKTLNQQLTNHIRDTLPGLRSKLQSQLLSLEKEVEEFKNFRPDDPTRKTKALLQMVQQFGVDFEKCIEGSGDQVDTSNLSGGAKINRIFHERFPFELVKMEFDEKELRREISYAIKNIHGVRTGLFTPDLAFEAIVKKQIIKLKEPCLKCIDLVIQELINTFRQCTNKLGSYPRLREETERIVTTYVRERDGKTKDQVLLLIDIELSYINTNHEDFIGFANAQQRTTANATKKRVMPNQVIRRGWLTINISIMKGGSKDYWFVLTAESLSWYKDEEEKEKKYMLPLDNLKLRDVEKGFMSSKQVFAIFNTEQRNVYKDLRQIELACDTQEDVDSWKASFLRAGVYPEKDQPESEDALNPSDTVSMDPQLERQVETIRNLVDSYIGIVNKSIRDLMPKTIMHLMINSAKDFIHSELLAYLYSAVDQGSLMEESPEQAQRRDEMLRMYHALKEALVLIGDITTTTISTPVPPPVEDKMPKDPSPPPASRPAAATAAPPSRPPGVRGPTPGPPPPLNPSPAFGAPPVPSRPPGQAAYAGDPNSSIMPLVPSRPARVPPALPPGIPRRPPAAPHRPTVIRPSEPSLLD from the exons ATGGGAAACCGGGGGATGGAAGACTTAATTCCCCTCATCAACAAACTCCAGGACGCCTTCAGCTCCATCGGCCAGAGCTGCAACTTGGACCTGCCGCAGATAGCGGTCGTCGGCGGCCAGAGCGCAGGGAAGAGCTCCGTGTTGGAGAATTTCGTCGGGAG GGACTTCCTGCCCAGAGGATCTGGCATCGTAACCCgtcgtcctctcatcctccagcTGGTTAACAGTAAAGTAG AGTATGCCGAGTTCCTGCACTGTAAGGGACGGAAATTTGTGGACTTTGACGAGGTCCGTCTGGAGATCGAAGCAGAGACTGACCGGATCACCGGATCCAACAAGGGCATCTCCTCCATGCCCATCAACCTCCGTGTCTACTCTCCTAAtg TGCTGAATCTGACCCTGATCGACCTGCCCGGGATGACCAAAGTGGCCGTGGGGGACCAGCCTTTGGACATCGAGCACCAGATCAGGGAGATGCTGATGCAGTTCATCACCAAGGATACCTGTCTGATTCTGGCCGTCACCCCGGCCAACATGGACCTGGCCAACTCCGACGCCCTCAAGATCTCCAAGGAGGTGGACCCTCAAG GTCTCCGGACCATCGGTGTGATCACCAAGCTGGACCTGATGGACGAGGGGACGGACGCACGGGACATCCTGGAAAACAAACTGCTGCCGCTCCGCAGAG GTTACATCGGCGTGGTGAACCGCAGTCAGAAGGACATCGATGGAAAGAAAGACATTGGCGCTGCTTTGGCTGCTGAGAGGAAGTTCTTCCTGTCCCACCCTGCGTACCGACACATTGCCGAACGCATGGGCACGCCACACCTGCAGAAGACCCTCAATCAG CAACTTACCAACCACATTCGTGACACGTTGCCAGGGTTACGCAGTAAGCTGCAAAGCCAGCTGTTATCgctggagaaggaggtggaggagttcaAGAACTTCCGACCCGATGACCCCACGCGCAAGACCAAGGCCTTGCTCCA GATGGTGCAGCAGTTTGGAGTGGACTTTGAGAAGTGCATCGAGGGATCTGGGGATCAGGTGGACACCTCCAACTTGTCAGGTGGAGCAAAGATCAACCGCATCTTCCATGAGCGCTTTCCCTTCGAGCTTGTGAAG ATGGAGTTTGATGAGAaggagctgaggagagagaTCAGTTACGCCATCAAGAACATTCACGGAGTCAG GACAGGCCTGTTCACCCCAGACTTGGCATTTGAGGCCATAGTGAAAAAGCAGATCATTAAGCTGAAAGAGCCCTGTCTGAAATGCATCGACCTGGTCATCCAGGAGCTCATCAACACATTCAGACAGTGCACTAATAAG CTGGGATCCTACCCTCGACTGAgagaagagacggagaggatCGTCACCACctatgtcagagagagagacggcaaGACCAaagaccag gtgctgCTGTTGATTGACATTGAGCTTTCCTACATCAACACTAATCACGAGGACTTCATTGGATTTGCCAA TGCTCAGCAAAGGACGACCGCTAACGCCACCAAGAAGAGAGTGATGCCCAATCAG GTGATCCGCAGAGGCTGGCTCACGATCAACATCAGTATCATGAAGGGGGGGTCCAAGGACTACTGGTTCGTCCTGACCGCCGAGTCTTTATCCTGGTACaaagacgaggag gagaaagagaagaagtacATGCTGCCTCTCGACAACCTGAAGCTGAGAGACGTGGAGAAGGGCTTCATGTCCAGCAAACAAGTCTTTGCCATCTTCAATACCGAACAGCG AAATGTGTATAAAGACCTGCGTCAGATTGAGCTGGCATGTGACACCCAGGAGGATGTTGACAGCTGGAAGGCGTCGTTCCTCAGAGCCGGTGTTTACCCAGAGAAAGACCAG CCTGAGAGCGAGGACGCGTTGAACCCCAGCGACACCGTGTCCATGGACCCGCAGCTGGAGCGGCAGGTGGAGACCATCCGCAACCTGGTGGACTCGTACATCGGCATCGTCAACAAGTCCATCCGAGACCTCATGCCCAAGACCATCATGCACCTCATGATCAACAGT GCGAAGGACTTCATCCACTCTGAGCTGCTGGCCTACCTGTACTCGGCCGTGGACCAGGGCAGTCTGATGGAGGAGTCGCCAGAGCAGGCTCAGAGGAGGGATGAGATGCTGAGGATGTATCACGCTTTGAAAGAGGCGCTGGTCCTCATCGGagacatcaccaccaccactattTCTACCCCAGTGCCTCCACCAGTCGAGGACAAGATGCCCAAGGACCCAAG TCCCCCGCCGGCGTCCCGCCCCGCCGCAGCGACAGCGGCCCCTCCCAGCCGGCCCCCGGGGGTGAGGGGCCCCACCCCGGgccctccgccccctctcaaCCCCTCGCCGGCATTCGGAGCGCCGCCCGTGCCTTCGCGACCGCCGGGCCAAGCGGCCTACGCAGGCGATCCTAACTCTAGTATTATGCCTCTTGTCCCTTCCAGGCCGGCCCGCGTGCCTCCTGCACTGCCGCCCGGGATCCCCAG AAGACCTCCGGCTGCTCCCCACCGACCCACTGTCATACGTCCGTCAGAGCCCTCCCTGCTTGACTAG
- the dnm2b gene encoding dynamin-2 isoform X8: MGNRGMEDLIPLINKLQDAFSSIGQSCNLDLPQIAVVGGQSAGKSSVLENFVGRDFLPRGSGIVTRRPLILQLVNSKVEYAEFLHCKGRKFVDFDEVRLEIEAETDRITGSNKGISSMPINLRVYSPNVLNLTLIDLPGMTKVAVGDQPLDIEHQIREMLMQFITKDTCLILAVTPANMDLANSDALKISKEVDPQGLRTIGVITKLDLMDEGTDARDILENKLLPLRRGYIGVVNRSQKDIDGKKDIGAALAAERKFFLSHPAYRHIAERMGTPHLQKTLNQQLTNHIRDTLPGLRSKLQSQLLSLEKEVEEFKNFRPDDPTRKTKALLQMVQQFGVDFEKCIEGSGDQVDTSNLSGGAKINRIFHERFPFELVKMEFDEKELRREISYAIKNIHGVRTGLFTPDLAFEAIVKKQVIKLKDPCLKCVDLVVTELATLIRKCTEKLGSYPRLREETERIVTTYVRERDGKTKDQVLLLIDIELSYINTNHEDFIGFANAQQRTTANATKKRVMPNQVIRRGWLTINISIMKGGSKDYWFVLTAESLSWYKDEEEKEKKYMLPLDNLKLRDVEKGFMSSKQVFAIFNTEQRNVYKDLRQIELACDTQEDVDSWKASFLRAGVYPEKDQPESEDALNPSDTVSMDPQLERQVETIRNLVDSYIGIVNKSIRDLMPKTIMHLMINSAKDFIHSELLAYLYSAVDQGSLMEESPEQAQRRDEMLRMYHALKEALVLIGDITTTTISTPVPPPVEDKMPKDPSPPPASRPAAATAAPPSRPPGVRGPTPGPPPPLNPSPAFGAPPVPSRPPGQAAYAGDPNSSIMPLVPSRPARVPPALPPGIPRRPPAAPHRPTVIRPSEPSLLD, encoded by the exons ATGGGAAACCGGGGGATGGAAGACTTAATTCCCCTCATCAACAAACTCCAGGACGCCTTCAGCTCCATCGGCCAGAGCTGCAACTTGGACCTGCCGCAGATAGCGGTCGTCGGCGGCCAGAGCGCAGGGAAGAGCTCCGTGTTGGAGAATTTCGTCGGGAG GGACTTCCTGCCCAGAGGATCTGGCATCGTAACCCgtcgtcctctcatcctccagcTGGTTAACAGTAAAGTAG AGTATGCCGAGTTCCTGCACTGTAAGGGACGGAAATTTGTGGACTTTGACGAGGTCCGTCTGGAGATCGAAGCAGAGACTGACCGGATCACCGGATCCAACAAGGGCATCTCCTCCATGCCCATCAACCTCCGTGTCTACTCTCCTAAtg TGCTGAATCTGACCCTGATCGACCTGCCCGGGATGACCAAAGTGGCCGTGGGGGACCAGCCTTTGGACATCGAGCACCAGATCAGGGAGATGCTGATGCAGTTCATCACCAAGGATACCTGTCTGATTCTGGCCGTCACCCCGGCCAACATGGACCTGGCCAACTCCGACGCCCTCAAGATCTCCAAGGAGGTGGACCCTCAAG GTCTCCGGACCATCGGTGTGATCACCAAGCTGGACCTGATGGACGAGGGGACGGACGCACGGGACATCCTGGAAAACAAACTGCTGCCGCTCCGCAGAG GTTACATCGGCGTGGTGAACCGCAGTCAGAAGGACATCGATGGAAAGAAAGACATTGGCGCTGCTTTGGCTGCTGAGAGGAAGTTCTTCCTGTCCCACCCTGCGTACCGACACATTGCCGAACGCATGGGCACGCCACACCTGCAGAAGACCCTCAATCAG CAACTTACCAACCACATTCGTGACACGTTGCCAGGGTTACGCAGTAAGCTGCAAAGCCAGCTGTTATCgctggagaaggaggtggaggagttcaAGAACTTCCGACCCGATGACCCCACGCGCAAGACCAAGGCCTTGCTCCA GATGGTGCAGCAGTTTGGAGTGGACTTTGAGAAGTGCATCGAGGGATCTGGGGATCAGGTGGACACCTCCAACTTGTCAGGTGGAGCAAAGATCAACCGCATCTTCCATGAGCGCTTTCCCTTCGAGCTTGTGAAG ATGGAGTTTGATGAGAaggagctgaggagagagaTCAGTTACGCCATCAAGAACATTCACGGAGTCAG GACAGGCCTGTTCACCCCAGACTTGGCATTTGAGGCCATAGTGAAAAAGCAGGTCATTAAGCTGAAAGACCCCTGTCTGAAATGTGTCGACCTCGTCGTCACCGAGCTTGCCACCCTGATCAGGAAGTGCACTGAAAAG CTGGGATCCTACCCTCGACTGAgagaagagacggagaggatCGTCACCACctatgtcagagagagagacggcaaGACCAaagaccag gtgctgCTGTTGATTGACATTGAGCTTTCCTACATCAACACTAATCACGAGGACTTCATTGGATTTGCCAA TGCTCAGCAAAGGACGACCGCTAACGCCACCAAGAAGAGAGTGATGCCCAATCAG GTGATCCGCAGAGGCTGGCTCACGATCAACATCAGTATCATGAAGGGGGGGTCCAAGGACTACTGGTTCGTCCTGACCGCCGAGTCTTTATCCTGGTACaaagacgaggag gagaaagagaagaagtacATGCTGCCTCTCGACAACCTGAAGCTGAGAGACGTGGAGAAGGGCTTCATGTCCAGCAAACAAGTCTTTGCCATCTTCAATACCGAACAGCG AAATGTGTATAAAGACCTGCGTCAGATTGAGCTGGCATGTGACACCCAGGAGGATGTTGACAGCTGGAAGGCGTCGTTCCTCAGAGCCGGTGTTTACCCAGAGAAAGACCAG CCTGAGAGCGAGGACGCGTTGAACCCCAGCGACACCGTGTCCATGGACCCGCAGCTGGAGCGGCAGGTGGAGACCATCCGCAACCTGGTGGACTCGTACATCGGCATCGTCAACAAGTCCATCCGAGACCTCATGCCCAAGACCATCATGCACCTCATGATCAACAGT GCGAAGGACTTCATCCACTCTGAGCTGCTGGCCTACCTGTACTCGGCCGTGGACCAGGGCAGTCTGATGGAGGAGTCGCCAGAGCAGGCTCAGAGGAGGGATGAGATGCTGAGGATGTATCACGCTTTGAAAGAGGCGCTGGTCCTCATCGGagacatcaccaccaccactattTCTACCCCAGTGCCTCCACCAGTCGAGGACAAGATGCCCAAGGACCCAAG TCCCCCGCCGGCGTCCCGCCCCGCCGCAGCGACAGCGGCCCCTCCCAGCCGGCCCCCGGGGGTGAGGGGCCCCACCCCGGgccctccgccccctctcaaCCCCTCGCCGGCATTCGGAGCGCCGCCCGTGCCTTCGCGACCGCCGGGCCAAGCGGCCTACGCAGGCGATCCTAACTCTAGTATTATGCCTCTTGTCCCTTCCAGGCCGGCCCGCGTGCCTCCTGCACTGCCGCCCGGGATCCCCAG AAGACCTCCGGCTGCTCCCCACCGACCCACTGTCATACGTCCGTCAGAGCCCTCCCTGCTTGACTAG